Below is a genomic region from Asterias amurensis chromosome 4, ASM3211899v1.
GGGAACTTTTCAGTTGTCGATTATTTACGACCTGAGCGTAACTGCGGTGAttttaagacaatcttaaaCAGTCGCAGCTTGACAAAATTAACAGTTCCAGAGTAGAACAATTTCAACTTGTACGATGTGATCCCGACGGTCGGGAACCAATTGCAGGCGCACGATTTCTCAGTAATTGTGACCTGAGCATATTTTGTCTGCGCATTGCCGACGGTTTGTTGCGGGCACAAGAAAATcgtaggtcgacctgaggccggcttTAAAGTTAATGGAAATACAAACCTTTGGTGAGAaacctacagcagctttcgaagctataaagtatttttaaaaaacatttcactttgaagagctgttgaaggaaacagtttttatgccccaaataTTGAATCTGAGATTGTGTATTCTTATTGGGGATTTGTTTTCCTGCTTGGACATTCACTctggtgatatctcaaaaacagaTGTTATTTTGATTGTGTATATCTACATTTCTATAGGGTTACACAAATCAAACGGTtcttaaaaccaaagttatTCTTTGCCTTAAAGTGGCGTTGGCTGAACTAAGTAATCTGTTTGTAGTACATCATTAAAAGCAAACAGCCACAGCCACTGATGCTATATTTGGCTGCAATTTGCAATTATTGAAGCCCCCTTTATAATAAGACCTTCGTTAATATCTTTGTCCTATATCTCGTTAGCGAACTAATGACCACACGCACTTTTGTTAAtttaaatagattttttttttatatgattcATCATTAAAAGTATTTGAATCTCAGCACAGTCAAGGACACAAACAAGTTATGCAAATCCTGTCTTGGGCCCATTTGTTTATATATGTTCTCTCAAATTTAGACTTTCAAACAGCTATTTTTGTAGATTGAGTTAGTTAATGGGCTTTCTGGTGAGGGAATTGCATGAAAACATCTGCCAATTTTAATTGGTTGTTTACCAAAAGAAATTATTATCTGGATGCTGATCTTATTTCATGTCTATCAGACATGTACAAACGATTTTCCATGTTACATAAATTTTCTGCATTGTTAGTGGTAtgtgctttttttattttttttaatcggcATTATAAAAACAGAAATCCTTACATAAATTTCTTTCACCTAAAATCAGTCCAAgacaacaaaaaaatacatttgttgaaacaaattattgcttaagcagaaaatattggttAACTTAATAATCGGGTACTTTCCTTTGGAAATGAGCCCAATACCAGTCAaggatggtacatgtgacattgcatttggctggtaatctgattctAGGCCCCTAgaattttaactattttttattaaaagcaCCATCCAACCAGCATGTAAATAGATAATTCAGTAGTAAAATCCTTGAGACTTTAAACTTTCTTTTAACTTCTTAGCTCCAAGACGTTGGTCATCCCAGAGAGAAAGAAACTCAACCCAGTCTCCATCTCCAAGTGTAATTTCCTCTTCAGGACCTGGAGATCTCAGTCCTGAGTATGCTAATATCAGGTAAGAAAAATCTTATAGTTTTGTCAATGGGGTTTTCCTTCCCTTTttagcttaaagccattatacactttcggcacagaaaaaaaaaaaatcacagattttacagaaggtaatggtgaaagacttctcttgaaatattattccatgaaatgctttactttccgagaaaacattaaaacaattatcaattctcgttgttgAGAATTTCcgatttattttacacatgtcatgacatggcgaaacgtgcggaaacaaggggttgggttttccccgttattttctcccgacgccgatgaccgattgagcctaaattttcacaggtttgttatttttataccagttgtgatacacgaagtgtgggcctttggacaatactgtttaccgaaagtgtccaatggctttaagatagtTGAATGACTGAAGTAATAACTACatttataatacaaataatgaatgtttttgtgtGCAATGGTGAGACTAGTTAATAAAGGGTAGAATGAAAGTGCCGCGGTACAGTCCTAAAATGCATGGCTTGCAGGAAACAATTTCGTCCAGCAagtttacaggcagtggacattattggtaattactcataataattattagcataaaaccgttctcggtgacaagtaatggggagaggttgatggcataaaacattgtgagaaacggctccctctgaagtgccatggttttcgagaaagaagtaattttctacgaatttgattttgagacctcagatttagaatttgaggtctcgaaatcaaccatctaaacgcacacaacttcgtgtgactagggtgtttttttctttcattattatctcgcaagttcgatgaccgatcgagctcaaattttcacaggttcgttattttatgcatatgttgagatacactaactgtgagggctggtctttgacaattaccaatagtgtccagtgtctttaagtacatAATAAATGTGCACACGTGAATGCTAATactgagtagcaaatgatgatttttgaggaGCAACTGATACAGTGTGTGGCATCATGCTATGCCGTACATGGGAAATCATTTACTGGCTTCTGACATTGCGCCATGTAAATGTTTGATTAATGAATGCTGTGTGACAAAATAACTCTCTAATCAGATGATCTACTCTCCTACTCAAGGTGTTGTTCTATAGGCAGTTGTTAAAAGAGTGAAGCAAAGAgtgcaggggtggattttacaaagagttaggactagtcttatcttgagttaggaccagttactcgtcctaactgaggactatccatgcaatttgtatatatctcctaggactagtcctaagttagtcctaactctttgtgaaatcgaccccagtacagttaaaaaaaaatcaaaaatctgAACTtgtggtattttagctggttacCTATTTGTGCTGTATCAAaagtttattattgtattttttatcaGAGTACCAAACGCACGTGAGATTGTTATAAATAAGCTGAGTGGTCTAGGGCTGAGTATAGCGGGAGGTATCGATCGCTCTGATGGGCCATCGATATACATCCAAAATGTTCATCAAGACGGAGATTGTTACAGGGTAAGTTGTAGTTTATTGCACAAGGGTGAGTAGAATACAGGTTACACACAAGTACTTCTGTGTCCCATTTGCCACAAGGCCATACGCACAGGcgctttatttgtttgtattattcCATGAGTGTGGTTGGAGaaaaatttatcttcaagcaaacttccTGTACAGCTAAAAAATACCGCAATACGCAGAGTTAGAGCTGCGCATTACACAGGATGGTACAATGTATATGGATCATCACACTGTTGTTGCCATGGATCATccaatcagaatcaaggattTATGTTTGCTTATTCTGCTTGGCTTGTTGATGACGTTCAATCAAATTAGCATTtaatttgaccttttgactggCACAAAATTCCTCTTTGGAATGTACAGACGCGTGTAATTTTGCTGTTCGATAATGTCATCAAatgaaattttattttacaccattttaacaaaaggtttagAAACTTGTAGAACCTTTTTGATTGAAAACCATTGAGAGGATGAGTTTCAATGTTCcaaatcttgatttcaggatggGCGATTGAGAGTTGGTGATCGTCTGTTGTCCGTTAACGGAGAATCCTTGACAGGTCTGACTAATGAAGTAGCTGTGAGGATCCTAACCCGAGAATCACTCAGGTAATGCATACATCTAAAGTATAATCTGTCATACAGCTATCTTATCTTCCACTTTGGTGTGTATTATTTGTCTTTTACCCTCCACCAATATGTATGAAAGAGAAGGTTACATTTGGTTTTCAATCTTTAAGTTAAtgccaatagactgtgcaagtctcgcacgtagcgaaaacgagaacttaattcaaaaaaaagtatatttttgtacaaaaccaaattgtattgaaattgttatttgttaaaaaattcttaaagattattatttttaacgtactttttgtataattattattttaattcatgTACAtagtaattgttttgtttaaattaacgtaaatattatacatttatcgggacgaggatcgctgttcgacatcgacttggatggtttttttaacaaaccccgtttgtgaatcacgtccaattggtgcgatcatcacataggttcagcgataatgggaacgtcaattgggtaatattcttaattgtttagagtaaaccggaaactggaggtcaagtttttttctttagttttcttcgttaatttgttgaattgattttacttttctgtttttaatcgcttatttttacattcccaagaacatattcactttttagagtcataacttatgttaaattaaaattactgacagaacaaaatctccccaacgtaaaactccattaggttgggaccacaatggtcccggaagttcaatttctcgcgagacttgcacagtctataacaacttttggttagtagcctacagcagctttcaatagtatgaagcatgttgagaaacatttcacttcaaagtaatttgGTTAGGTTTTTGtgctccaaaatttgaatctgagaagcaataCTGTCAGTAACTTTTtaaatagcgctttatacacctaaagggcgtctcaaagtgcttccaacattagtacccctggtcactgggccatttaattaaCTCCTTTAACCATCTCAGATCCCTGGGCAGCCAGTGCTGCCAAATTTTTAGCACACTAatctaaatcaatcacaagaaccatctctgcccttacaGTAACCCAttcacccctgggtggagagaagcaattacagttaagtgtctcagggacacaagtgtcaagaccaggattcgaacccacaccctgctgaacagataaaccagagcttgagtttggtgctcttatctgctcggccacgacaccccatgaCGTACTCTGTGTTTATTCTTTGCAGAAGTGACATCAGTACCCTTCGTCTTGTCTACATTCCTGGTGGTTCTCCCATGATGCATCACGGTCATCCGTCTCGACAAACACCTAGTTCCAGCTACGCCTCTTCCCCGAGCTCAAACCCATCACCTCAACGATACCTATCTGAGCCCGGTAACCAACAACCGCAAGGGTTACCACACACTGGGACAAGCCACCCGCAACCCAGTAGACAGTCCCCCTATGGGGGTGTAGGGTTTCCCCCTTCACCCCAGATGGGAATGTCGCCAATGAATGGTCATGACCAAGGCAATGGATTAGTCTCTTCACAAGCAGTTAATCAGTCCACTTCACCACCATTGTATGGACAGGCAATGATCAACGGTTACCCATTATCAAGTAAGACTTGTGATTGACCCATCCTTTACTTTCGTAACTCGTGGAAAAACTATAACCTCTTTTTGCACACCTAAAAATCTGACATACACGAATGAAATCactaacaaaatgtaaacaatgtattattattattattactattactccatgttactaggcattctttgcttacacagctagcacagacaTTCAGCACATCGTACGTAGTAAGCGAAGGATGGTAAGCGTAAGCGAAGAattcaaaagaagaaaataatttaatagatgttaaatttgcatcggggataaagaatattaattttggtttttaaccaaacaccgatgtgtgttagcactgtatactcggtactttccctagtcctgtgaaaaaatatcacaggcatgttactcgggtgggattcgaacccacgacccttgcaattctagagcagtgtcttaccaactagactaccgaggttgcccggtagctagaggcagttcgaatcctatgttttggcagcggataccgcaacgatataaaagatgttaaatttgcatcggggataaagaatattaattttggtttttacccatacaccgatgtgtgttaataatCATTCCTTTTTATTTAGCAGAAAGATGCTGAACATTTttacactacaaaaaaaaacaatttgggcCACCAAATTTTGTGACAGCTCAGTACATTTTTTCAACTTTAACTGCTGCCTAGGAGACATTTAAACTAATTCTGACCCCTGCACAGTTGACTTAAGTTACCATTGAGGCTGAAAGGATTAACATGCACAGTTTATTGTGTGTGCTCACTAGTGAAatgtcattatttgtttttatttcccaAATAGCTCTTACCCAACCAGCTCCCTCCCATCTTGCTATGCCATTACATCTTCAACAACGTCTTCACATTCAACCAGCTCTGTCTTCAACTCCACAAACTGAAAACATTAACGGTAAATGCTTGTCTTTTTCAATGTTGTACTCTAGGCCTACGTAGCTTTGTATAATATAAAGTTGTTAGTTTGTTCATCTGCCTGTGGGAATCTAATTTCTATGTTTTGTAAaatgtggaaaaaaataattgaaatttATTGAAAAGAAGTGTGcattttggttgttgttttttgttttgttttttgagctTGTAAACTTAAGGTTTTACCAAAGACCTAAGAAACTGATGTAcacttgtttttcttcataaaaatcAGGCATGaaattcttcctacttaaaaGTCTGATTTCCTATTTTGGTTTGCCCTAAGAGAAGTCAGCAAAACGGTTATTAAATAGAGCATGAAAAGTATGTAAAGTAAGACTTGAAGGTCTGCATGGTAGAAGGATAGTAAGAAAATTTTCGCAGTGACACCAtgcaggagtgcgttttggcaaccccaaccaaagcccaaccaACTTAGCAAGTCAGTTACCGGTTGTTttgaacagcatcgtcaccgcgctcaaccgaacgcgcgaaaacgctcaaccgatCATCAacgtttctggttggggtcgccaaaacgcactccaggtaaatctcttttgagtgatgatGGTTCCGAGAAGAGGACTTCAAAGACTCAAGTTTCCTGACACTACACCGAGTATACTGTCCGAACTGTTgactcctcttttttttttcttttttttttttttcttacaatgttCAAGTGTACACTAAGGCCAGTTCATACTCGCTGTATTTCCACTGAGTACACAGCGCACAGACCCCATGCTGGAGACGGAGCCCAAGTCGGGGTTTGATAATGCCCCAACCCTGATCATATTATTAATTTTCTAATTTTGTATCATCAGGACATCACAACCGTGTACCCCAACCACACAGCACACAGCCTGAGCCGTCTCCAGTCCTGCCTCCTAACAGTATTACCATGGCAACCCAAAATCATGGCCAATCAGCATCTTCATTAGCCACTCCCACTATCGCTACATCATCACCAAGCCCCGCCCGTCCAAGGGGGATGTCTCGAAGTAGACGATTGTCCCTTGATCCTCATGTGAGATTAAGGGTCGACAAACTGGAAGTGGTAAGTCCAACTAGATTACAGGCTAATAAACCATACGGTGCGTGTTAGATTAGAATTCATATTGTTTGCTAAAAATTGTTCATGGCCTGACGTTACGTCCCTAGCACAGTCTTTCCCGAAggttaaatgacaacacaataaACTCTAACAGGATTGGTgttttgtcatttagccttcaagaaagactctgctaggtcagggcccaatttcatagaactgctcaagcacaaaattttgcttaagccaaataatccttgcttagtaacatcagattaccggccaagactccactcaattgttatgctaagggaacaacagctaattaccagtcacaatcaatgtatatggcataacattttggccagtaacatgtgtaaaataagcgagctgttttcgtgcttaagcaaaatttttgcttaagcagctctatgaaattggcccctggtcataaatatctgtttgcatttataccacaggtccttttagttggtaagcagtttgcaacagcttattctattttcacTTAAATATAGCTatgtacaatgacgtgcttgataaAAAACTACCGTTTAAATTTGAaatcctcagactatcgaggcatttgctatgtcacatgatttggGCAAGCTTTTGCCTAGTTACAttagagacggtgaacacccctACACAGTTCTGAATGAACGTGCATGGCAAAATGGTAcaagggtttgctcatctggagttcacagattttttgatGGAAACTGAATAAAAactctcttttgagtagtgtaagttctggaaagaactggtggttgacatctcaacgtttcgattagtatgctcGGATCGTCTTCAGAAGAACAGCATTCTACGCAAAAGAGAGATTTCCACATGGCGTTACTACagacctcacctaattatactcccaccatgccaagtttaaaatcctacctACGTATCACTTGTACTTTCCACATTTATACTGACAAGTCAACCTGCAAGTCATTCTTTATCTGTATACTCAAGTTTCGTAAAAAGTTTTGTAATGTATCAAAATTTGTGATGGCTGTGCATTGAATAAACAAACCTACTCTAATTTTAACATCCCACTTAGGCTTTGAAATATCTTGGGATAGATCCATCTGAAGAGGAAAAGATGGAACTGAGAAGACGACTGCAAGTGGACCAATCTGGAATGGTGCCATATGGAGGTGATATATTTGTTATATCTGTGCTCGTAATAAACAGGGTTTGCATGCAATTCACTTTCAAGTACATCTCTATGTAGAATAGtgtgaagagaaaacaaattcttacaTTTTtaggggggagggagggggtatTGACAAAGTGTGCAGTTTGACTGCTTGTAAAAATAGGAATAATTGTGAAGAGCCTCCTTAGTATACCTTCTAATACACCCGTTTTATTTCCATCTACTTCAGTCTTTGTTGCAGTCTCCAGAGAGTTATTCAAGATGCAGCTTGATGAAAGTGTTCTAGGAGCGGGGTCATTGACCTTTGCAGCCCATGACGTCACTGACTTTGCAGAGCCGCCACCATTCCAACAACAGGTAAAATACTTGTGATTCAAACATGAGCCCAAGTTCAGAGACCTGCCTAAGTACAGAAATATGTTGCTTACTagaataggttaccagccaaaataccatgaaaTGTGTACTGTTTGTGACTGGTTACCTGCACAGATTTCCACATAGCTGtcattttctgctaagctgGTATATGAAGAAGTTTATTACACCACTGGTATTAAACAACTTGACCCATCGTTTGTTGTAAGGATCAGACAAGTACTTTAGGACCAATGAGTTCGATATTTCAACTCGCTATGTGTATGCTTTCATGTTAGATTCTTACATCTAACATCAACAGTATTACATGCATAGAGGATATTACAGATGTTTCTCTGACAGTCATTCTACAAAAAATCCTAAGTTCGGAATTCCATGTTTTCCTTGTGCATAATGAGTCTTGCACAActctttaaaatgaaaatttatgCCAAGCAGTGCACGCAACACGGATACATGAAACTTTATGCATTGCTTGGCGTGTATGTTAATTTTACGTGTTACGcattatgcattaaaaaaaaaacagacgcaTGGATTTCCGGCGTAACAAAgtacaatgtttttattattaattttgtttttttacctgtacaccgatgtgtgttagcactgtatactcagtactttcccgagtcctgtgaaaaaatatcacaggcatgttactcgggtgggattcgaacccacgacccttgcacttttagagcagtgtctttaccaactagactaccgaggttgcctgttagctagaggcagttcgaatcctatgttttggcagccggtaccgcaacgataatataattttgtttttgttttagccacAGCGCGCAAGTCTAGACACAGTACCGAGTGGTGAGTTAGAAACGATGAGGAGACAACGAGATGAAGCACTCAGAGAAGTGGAAAGATTAAAAGTAAGTCACTCGCAAT
It encodes:
- the LOC139936491 gene encoding syntaxin-binding protein 4-like isoform X2 — encoded protein: MSQTVTMTETGVSALEGSPRHSKHMGDTETVVFSNCKSGLGIKIIGGKSEIEEGRDYGIFIRRIIPRGLAEQSGRLCEGDQILSVNGESLLRVSNEQAVQYLRNASATNNVTMVITRNASATHKFSLLLESQLANTRNTFNLDSQSVSSDQASDSNDGAPRRWSSQRERNSTQSPSPSVISSSGPGDLSPEYANIRVPNAREIVINKLSGLGLSIAGGIDRSDGPSIYIQNVHQDGDCYRDGRLRVGDRLLSVNGESLTGLTNEVAVRILTRESLRSDISTLRLVYIPGGSPMMHHGHPSRQTPSSSYASSPSSNPSPQRYLSEPGNQQPQGLPHTGTSHPQPSRQSPYGGVGFPPSPQMGMSPMNGHDQGNGLVSSQAVNQSTSPPLYGQAMINGYPLSTLTQPAPSHLAMPLHLQQRLHIQPALSSTPQTENINGHHNRVPQPHSTQPEPSPVLPPNSITMATQNHGQSASSLATPTIATSSPSPARPRGMSRSRRLSLDPHVRLRVDKLEVALKYLGIDPSEEEKMELRRRLQVDQSGMVPYGVFVAVSRELFKMQLDESVLGAGSLTFAAHDVTDFAEPPPFQQQPQRASLDTVPSGELETMRRQRDEALREVERLKVQLQEKDRSFNLAEEELLRIRKEAQGAIHESRALKSRVHLAEAAQHEARNIEIDYEEVVHLLEAEVERLQRRSNKTPPKSNPVDIENLQKRLAILSCELRKAAISKRTYEVATENLLQFAEVVHEYSSNGPNSMSSGPRGRGESARRGNTGFIPPGYLAKHSKHGPFNLATEAKETVKAVKKLLEVEPLPYGWEEAYTADGMKYFLNHVTQGTTWIHPISNVNHLPNIEENAQELPETRA
- the LOC139936491 gene encoding syntaxin-binding protein 4-like isoform X1 encodes the protein MITSVKVDESDAACITNDTSKMSQTVTMTETGVSALEGSPRHSKHMGDTETVVFSNCKSGLGIKIIGGKSEIEEGRDYGIFIRRIIPRGLAEQSGRLCEGDQILSVNGESLLRVSNEQAVQYLRNASATNNVTMVITRNASATHKFSLLLESQLANTRNTFNLDSQSVSSDQASDSNDGAPRRWSSQRERNSTQSPSPSVISSSGPGDLSPEYANIRVPNAREIVINKLSGLGLSIAGGIDRSDGPSIYIQNVHQDGDCYRDGRLRVGDRLLSVNGESLTGLTNEVAVRILTRESLRSDISTLRLVYIPGGSPMMHHGHPSRQTPSSSYASSPSSNPSPQRYLSEPGNQQPQGLPHTGTSHPQPSRQSPYGGVGFPPSPQMGMSPMNGHDQGNGLVSSQAVNQSTSPPLYGQAMINGYPLSTLTQPAPSHLAMPLHLQQRLHIQPALSSTPQTENINGHHNRVPQPHSTQPEPSPVLPPNSITMATQNHGQSASSLATPTIATSSPSPARPRGMSRSRRLSLDPHVRLRVDKLEVALKYLGIDPSEEEKMELRRRLQVDQSGMVPYGVFVAVSRELFKMQLDESVLGAGSLTFAAHDVTDFAEPPPFQQQPQRASLDTVPSGELETMRRQRDEALREVERLKVQLQEKDRSFNLAEEELLRIRKEAQGAIHESRALKSRVHLAEAAQHEARNIEIDYEEVVHLLEAEVERLQRRSNKTPPKSNPVDIENLQKRLAILSCELRKAAISKRTYEVATENLLQFAEVVHEYSSNGPNSMSSGPRGRGESARRGNTGFIPPGYLAKHSKHGPFNLATEAKETVKAVKKLLEVEPLPYGWEEAYTADGMKYFLNHVTQGTTWIHPISNVNHLPNIEENAQELPETRA